One stretch of Excalfactoria chinensis isolate bCotChi1 chromosome 2, bCotChi1.hap2, whole genome shotgun sequence DNA includes these proteins:
- the AFG3L2 gene encoding mitochondrial inner membrane m-AAA protease component AFG3L2 isoform X1 → MAQRYLLLALGGGRRLPGVLLQQLLCGRGLLPPRPCLAQLRESVSSGVPTDRGTVLASVIAACRRLFSQPPKGFEKYFPNGKKPNGNKGSAGETKEAKQAGARQPSGTGSGGGSSGGKKGGKKEDTNWWTRLQKGDIPWDVREFRMYVVGSSFFWTMVVYYFFFRVPGREITWKDFVNNYLSKGVVDRLEVVNKRFVRVIFVPGKSPHEWQYVWFNIGSVDTFERNLETVQQDLGIEVENRLPVVYSTESDGSFLLSLLPTILIIGSLLYTLRRGPAGLGRGGRGMGGLFSVGETTAKVLKDEIDVKFKDVAGCEEAKLEIMEFVNFLKNPKQYEDLGAKIPKGAILTGPPGTGKTLLAKATAGEANVPFITVNGSEFLEMFVGVGPARVRDLFSLARKNAPCILFIDEIDAVGRKRGRGNFGGQSEQENTLNQLLVEMDGFNTTTNVVILAGTNRPDILDPALMRPGRFDRQIYIGPPDIKGRASIFKVHLRPLKLDTVLDKDNLARKLASLTPGFSGADIANVCNEAALIAARHLSDAINQKHFEQAIERVIGGLEKKTQVLQPEEKKTVAYHEAGHAVAGWFLEHADPLLKVSIIPRGKGLGYAQYLPKEQYLYTKEQLLDRMCMTLGGRVSEQIFFGRITTGAQDDLKKVTQSAYAQIVQFGMNEKVGQISFDLPRQGDMVLEKPYSEATARMIDEEVRSLINIAYERTLSLLTEKKAEVEKVALRLLEKEVLDKSDMVDLLGPRPFAEKSTYEEFVEGTGSLDEDTSLPEGLKDWNKKREKEKEETADEEVVRQIKGGMPF, encoded by the exons cttcGTGAAAGTGTTTCCAGTGGTGTTCCAACTGACAGAGGGACGGTCTTGGCAAGTGTTATTGCTGCTTGCAGAAGGCTCTTCTCACAACCTCCCAAAG gatttgaaaaatattttcccaatgGGAAGAAACCTAATGGAAATAAAGGTTCGGCTGGAGAAACAAAAG aAGCAAAGCAAGCTGGTGCCCGACAGCCAAGTGGGACTGGTAgtggaggaggcagcagtggtgGGAAGAAAGGTGGCAAGAAAGAAGATACTAACTGGTGGACCAGATTGCAGAAG GGTGACATTCCTTGGGATGTCAGGGAGTTCCGTATGTACGTAGTGGGAAGTTCATTTTTCTGGACGATGGTTGTATATTACTTCTTCTTCAGGGTCCCTGGGAGAGAAATCACCTGGAAAGACTTTGTTAATAACTACCTTTCTAAAGGAGTG GTGGACAGGCTGGAAGTGGTGAACAAGCGCTTTGTTAGAGTGATCTTTGTGCCAGGAAAGTCTCCTCATGAATGG CAGTATGTCTGGTTTAATATCGGTAGTGTGGACACTTTTGAACGAAATCTTGAAACTGTGCAGCAAGACCTGGGCATAGAAGTGGAGAACAGGTTGCCTGTAGTCTACTCAACAGAGAGTGATGG GTCGTTTCTCCTGAGTTTGCTGCCTACAATCCTTATTATTGGTTCTTTATTGTACACCTTAAGAAGAGGTCCTGCAGGCTTAGGTCGAGGAGGGCGTGGAATGGGTGGACTTTTCAGTGTTGGTGAAACCACAGCCAAAGTCCTAAAGGACGAGATAGATGTCAAATTCAAAGACGTAGCTGGCTGTGAGGAGGCCAAATTAGAGATAATGGAGTTTGTTAACTTTCTGAAAAATCCCAAGCAGTATGAGGATCTGGGAGCAAAAATTCCAAAG GGGGCAATTCTGACTGGTCCTCCAGGTACTGGAAAAACACTTCTAGCTAAAGCTACCGCTGGAGAAGCCAACGTGCCATTTATCACAGTCAATGGCTCTGAGTTCTTGGAGATGTTTGTTGGTGTGGGTCCAGCTCGA GTTCGAGACTTATTCTCTCTTGCTCGTAAAAATGCCCCATGCATCCTCTTCATTGATGAAATAGATgcagtaggaaggaagagaggaagaggcaACTTTGGAGGACAAAGTGAACAAGAGAACACGCTCAATCAGCTTCTAGTAGAAATGGATG GCTTTAATACCACCACAAATGTAGTAATTCTGGCAGGTACTAACAGGCCAGATATTTTAGACCCTGCTTTAATGAGACCAGGACGCTTTGACAGACAGATCTACATTG gcCCTCCAGATATAAAAGGTAGAGCGTCTATTTTCAAAGTTCACCTTAGACCTCTGAAGTTAGATACAGTCTTAGATAAAGATAACCTCGCAAGAAAGCTCGCATCGCTAACACCTGGTTTTTCAG GTGCTGATATTGCTAATGTTTGTAACGAAGCTGCATTAATCGCTGCACGGCATCTCTCAGATGCTATAAACCAAAAGCATTTTGAGCAAGCAATTGAAAGAGTGATTGGAG gtttggaaaagaaaactcaagTTCTGCaaccagaggagaaaaagacagTAGCATATCATGAGGCAGGGCATGCAGTTGCAGGATGGTTTTTGGAACATGCTGACCCACTCTTAAAG GTGTCTATTATCCCTCGTGGTAAAGGACTGGGTTATGCTCAGTATTTACCCAAAGAACAGTATCTTTATACCAAAGAGCAACTACTTGACAGAATGTGCATGACACTGGGTGGACGTGTATCTGAGCAAATCTTCTTTGGAAGAATTACAACCGGTGCTCAAGATGACTTGAAGAAGGTGACACAGAGTGCATATGCTCAG ATTGTCCAGTTTGGTATGAATGAAAAAGTTGGACAGATTTCCTTTGACCTCCCTCGTCAAGGAGACATGGTATTAGAGAAACCCTATAGTGAGGCAACTGCCAGAATGATAGATGAAGAAGTTCGGTCACTTATTAATATTGCTTATGAAAGGACATTATCTCTTCTgactgagaagaaagcagaagtagaGAAG GTTGCCCTACGACTACTGGAGAAGGAAGTGCTTGATAAAAGTGATATGGTAGACTTGCTTGGCCCAAGACCATTTGCAGAGAAGTCCACCTATGAAGAATTTGTTGAGGGGACGGGAAGTTTGGATGAGGATACTTCTCTGCCAGAAGGCCTGAAAGACTGGAACAAAAAGcgtgaaaaagagaaagaagagacgGCAGATGAAGAGGTTGTTAGGCAGATCAAAGGAGGGATGCCATTTTAA
- the AFG3L2 gene encoding mitochondrial inner membrane m-AAA protease component AFG3L2 isoform X2 codes for MAQRYLLLALGGGRRLPGVLLQQLLCGRGLLPPRPCLAQLRESVSSGVPTDRGTVLASVIAACRRLFSQPPKGFEKYFPNGKKPNGNKGSAGETKEAKQAGARQPSGTGSGGGSSGGKKGGKKEDTNWWTRLQKGDIPWDVREFRMYVVGSSFFWTMVVYYFFFRVPGREITWKDFVNNYLSKGVVDRLEVVNKRFVRVIFVPGKSPHEWYVWFNIGSVDTFERNLETVQQDLGIEVENRLPVVYSTESDGSFLLSLLPTILIIGSLLYTLRRGPAGLGRGGRGMGGLFSVGETTAKVLKDEIDVKFKDVAGCEEAKLEIMEFVNFLKNPKQYEDLGAKIPKGAILTGPPGTGKTLLAKATAGEANVPFITVNGSEFLEMFVGVGPARVRDLFSLARKNAPCILFIDEIDAVGRKRGRGNFGGQSEQENTLNQLLVEMDGFNTTTNVVILAGTNRPDILDPALMRPGRFDRQIYIGPPDIKGRASIFKVHLRPLKLDTVLDKDNLARKLASLTPGFSGADIANVCNEAALIAARHLSDAINQKHFEQAIERVIGGLEKKTQVLQPEEKKTVAYHEAGHAVAGWFLEHADPLLKVSIIPRGKGLGYAQYLPKEQYLYTKEQLLDRMCMTLGGRVSEQIFFGRITTGAQDDLKKVTQSAYAQIVQFGMNEKVGQISFDLPRQGDMVLEKPYSEATARMIDEEVRSLINIAYERTLSLLTEKKAEVEKVALRLLEKEVLDKSDMVDLLGPRPFAEKSTYEEFVEGTGSLDEDTSLPEGLKDWNKKREKEKEETADEEVVRQIKGGMPF; via the exons cttcGTGAAAGTGTTTCCAGTGGTGTTCCAACTGACAGAGGGACGGTCTTGGCAAGTGTTATTGCTGCTTGCAGAAGGCTCTTCTCACAACCTCCCAAAG gatttgaaaaatattttcccaatgGGAAGAAACCTAATGGAAATAAAGGTTCGGCTGGAGAAACAAAAG aAGCAAAGCAAGCTGGTGCCCGACAGCCAAGTGGGACTGGTAgtggaggaggcagcagtggtgGGAAGAAAGGTGGCAAGAAAGAAGATACTAACTGGTGGACCAGATTGCAGAAG GGTGACATTCCTTGGGATGTCAGGGAGTTCCGTATGTACGTAGTGGGAAGTTCATTTTTCTGGACGATGGTTGTATATTACTTCTTCTTCAGGGTCCCTGGGAGAGAAATCACCTGGAAAGACTTTGTTAATAACTACCTTTCTAAAGGAGTG GTGGACAGGCTGGAAGTGGTGAACAAGCGCTTTGTTAGAGTGATCTTTGTGCCAGGAAAGTCTCCTCATGAATGG TATGTCTGGTTTAATATCGGTAGTGTGGACACTTTTGAACGAAATCTTGAAACTGTGCAGCAAGACCTGGGCATAGAAGTGGAGAACAGGTTGCCTGTAGTCTACTCAACAGAGAGTGATGG GTCGTTTCTCCTGAGTTTGCTGCCTACAATCCTTATTATTGGTTCTTTATTGTACACCTTAAGAAGAGGTCCTGCAGGCTTAGGTCGAGGAGGGCGTGGAATGGGTGGACTTTTCAGTGTTGGTGAAACCACAGCCAAAGTCCTAAAGGACGAGATAGATGTCAAATTCAAAGACGTAGCTGGCTGTGAGGAGGCCAAATTAGAGATAATGGAGTTTGTTAACTTTCTGAAAAATCCCAAGCAGTATGAGGATCTGGGAGCAAAAATTCCAAAG GGGGCAATTCTGACTGGTCCTCCAGGTACTGGAAAAACACTTCTAGCTAAAGCTACCGCTGGAGAAGCCAACGTGCCATTTATCACAGTCAATGGCTCTGAGTTCTTGGAGATGTTTGTTGGTGTGGGTCCAGCTCGA GTTCGAGACTTATTCTCTCTTGCTCGTAAAAATGCCCCATGCATCCTCTTCATTGATGAAATAGATgcagtaggaaggaagagaggaagaggcaACTTTGGAGGACAAAGTGAACAAGAGAACACGCTCAATCAGCTTCTAGTAGAAATGGATG GCTTTAATACCACCACAAATGTAGTAATTCTGGCAGGTACTAACAGGCCAGATATTTTAGACCCTGCTTTAATGAGACCAGGACGCTTTGACAGACAGATCTACATTG gcCCTCCAGATATAAAAGGTAGAGCGTCTATTTTCAAAGTTCACCTTAGACCTCTGAAGTTAGATACAGTCTTAGATAAAGATAACCTCGCAAGAAAGCTCGCATCGCTAACACCTGGTTTTTCAG GTGCTGATATTGCTAATGTTTGTAACGAAGCTGCATTAATCGCTGCACGGCATCTCTCAGATGCTATAAACCAAAAGCATTTTGAGCAAGCAATTGAAAGAGTGATTGGAG gtttggaaaagaaaactcaagTTCTGCaaccagaggagaaaaagacagTAGCATATCATGAGGCAGGGCATGCAGTTGCAGGATGGTTTTTGGAACATGCTGACCCACTCTTAAAG GTGTCTATTATCCCTCGTGGTAAAGGACTGGGTTATGCTCAGTATTTACCCAAAGAACAGTATCTTTATACCAAAGAGCAACTACTTGACAGAATGTGCATGACACTGGGTGGACGTGTATCTGAGCAAATCTTCTTTGGAAGAATTACAACCGGTGCTCAAGATGACTTGAAGAAGGTGACACAGAGTGCATATGCTCAG ATTGTCCAGTTTGGTATGAATGAAAAAGTTGGACAGATTTCCTTTGACCTCCCTCGTCAAGGAGACATGGTATTAGAGAAACCCTATAGTGAGGCAACTGCCAGAATGATAGATGAAGAAGTTCGGTCACTTATTAATATTGCTTATGAAAGGACATTATCTCTTCTgactgagaagaaagcagaagtagaGAAG GTTGCCCTACGACTACTGGAGAAGGAAGTGCTTGATAAAAGTGATATGGTAGACTTGCTTGGCCCAAGACCATTTGCAGAGAAGTCCACCTATGAAGAATTTGTTGAGGGGACGGGAAGTTTGGATGAGGATACTTCTCTGCCAGAAGGCCTGAAAGACTGGAACAAAAAGcgtgaaaaagagaaagaagagacgGCAGATGAAGAGGTTGTTAGGCAGATCAAAGGAGGGATGCCATTTTAA